The DNA region GGCGACGCGTTGTTCGATCTTgaacaagttctgattaccaaaAGGGTACGCGGTACCTTCCTCCCATTTCTCTATGAAATGAAATTAGGGTCCAAGATTACCCCTGATAGTTTTAATTCGCAATTTCTATGATTGTTGCCAATTTGGAGACAAATGCATTCATATTTATATTGTGTGATTTCAGTTCATTGAAACACTGGACATGATGTTGATGCTATCTGCTTTATCcctaattttttcttcttctagggTAAGTTGTCAATTGAAGAGGCGCGTGTTATCCCGTCATGCAAATCTAATGCTGTCAGGGATCTCACTGTTGGTGCCCTTGCTGGGGGTACTGCCGTATGGGCAGGTTTGTGGCTGCACTTTCTTTAACAATTCTTAATTCTGATGCATGGCAATAACATTGAATGTAAATAAGCATCATGTTGAGTTCTTGACAGTAGAGTCAACTTTTGGTAGTCATATTAAACAAGGTTAGGTTGTATGTGGATCTTGTCAGGCTAACACAGATATATGTAATCTTGTATGTTTGTATAAAATAACAGGCATTTTGTGATTGGGATTTGGAATATAACCTCATGATTTCAATGAACCGTAACTTCTCGTGTAACAACTTGGGTTACAGAAGGATGATATACTGGTAGTGATAGTGAAGTTAACTAATGTGAATAAaggctttctttctttctttctattattGTCCTGACAGTGCTATTATTTTACTCCTGATTCTAGAGCTCTATGAGCAGTAagatttatataatattttatttattctaccATTGTTATAGCAGATTATCATTATTGCCGACTCCTAGGTAGTTGATTCTTGTgacttttttcttttaatctgATAATCATATTCCTTTTTGGCAGCAACTTGGAAACTCAGTAAACCATTTCGAATCAACCTTTCAGCAGGTAGGAGAAACCATCCTGTCTTTCTTATCTTCACATCTACTAAGGCCTTCTTCCCATCCTCATGTTTCTTGTCTTATCCTTTTGAAGGAGCTGGTGTTTTCTTTGGGCTTTGGATGTTGGAAAGATCCCTGTATTCTTGCGTAGATCATATTCTTACACTGGATGGCACTATATTACAGAAGGAGTTAGCAAATATGTTGGTCTCTTCTCATCCTAGTATCTCACACTTGatgaattttttgttttgtacaATAAGTTCCAGTAGCTATCATATGATCTGATATTTTTGAGGAGGCATTAAAATAAACGCTCGATCATAAGTTAAGCACAGAAAAATTAGCTTGGCTTTGGTTTACTGTGCTGTGTACAAACAAAATTAGGgtgtgtttggaagagcttatttgagatTTTCTTTTAGTTATAGCACAAATACATAAGCACCTACATGGGTAAACGTATGAAAATAGTTATGACCTACCTATAATCTTTTTTATTTGAGCATCGCTTATGACTATGTGCTTATATCTGCATATAAGCGCTTATGTGATATGCGTTTGCTTCTCAAAAAAAATGTGATGTGTTTATTGACATAAGCACATAATGAAGTTGTTTATCCAAACACACCATTAGAAATGAGCTTATTGAGTGTCACTGACTACCTAATGCAAGTAAGATGAAAGAAAGTTTAGGATGCACTTTATATGACAGAAGTGATAATTCAAGGTTATTATAAGGCAAGTGTTATTTTTCTTAGTAGAGGAGAATTTACAGTCAATTGTAAATTGGTATGGGATTTAGCTGATGTATTATAGTGTTCTAGTTTTTTATGGCAAGTTTTTTCTGCACTTGAAGTTCTCCACTTTTCTTGAACATTCTAGTTGTTTCATACCAATGCCATTCCTTTCTTCTTTTTGTGCCTTTCCCTTCTGGTATTTGGTTATTGTCATTTTAGCTGTTGCCTCAGTGACATCCCGATTCAAGGATATATTTGAGATTTGAAATGTGAATTGTTTTCACTGTCATATCTAATATTATAATGAATGATAAAAGCAGTAGTGCATACTGTAAAGTGACAGGACAAAGTGTAATTTCTGTTAATTATAACTTATAACCCTATACAAAGAGTCAAAGACAGGAGAAGGAGTGGCTACGAGAGCAAACACCAGGACCCTCCAACACTTTTAACTTGATTGGTATATTCACACAAATAAGACTTAATTTTTACAGTTAATATACAAGATGGGACCTGCTTTAACAAGTTTGTTGCAACTAGTATTGATTATGTTATGATAAAAACTATctagaagaagaggagaaatgAAGTAGAACTTTATTGAAATAAGAGAAACTCTCTGAAAGAGATGGCATTCAGGAGCCAAGGAATGGTTACACCCTGGATTTCGAGAGTCCAGGCCTCTCCCACAACTACCTACTGATTTCCTACCTTTCCTCTATCTCTTATTCTCTTTTATAGATCTAGTAGTTGTcaactaaccactaactgcTATGATAGGTCTATTACAACAGCCCTAACAGAATTGCATTCTGTTACAAACTAACAACTACCTCAACTGGAGAGTGCAGTGTGATTATCCCCTGCTCCTCTCTTACATTGGCTTCGATAAACCTTAGTAATAAGGGGTTGATCCCCATCAGGTTACTTAGCAATTCGAATTGTCCTTGACCCCTAGAAATTGTGTAGCTTCAGGTTGCTTTCTtctggaaaaggaaaaaaagggtgatgaaagaagagaaaataatttcaattcCTGTAGTCTCTTCTATTTGCGTTTATCTTCTTACATATATGATTTGTTTCATTATTACAAAAGCTTACTCTTTAGTGTGATTGTTGTTTAATGACAGAATGGTGACGAAGTACCACGATAAGCCTTCAGTAATGCAGCTTATATCTAAGCATTTCTATTCAGAGAGGCTTTTTGATGATTCAACCTCTAATACTCCTAAATTTAGATGGAGATACCGGAACTTCTATAGCGACAATGTAGTGCATGGTCAAACGACACATGATCCTGACTCTTATGATAAATCCCAAGGTGACTCTCACAATGATTCCTATGAAAAATCCCAAGGAGACTCTCTCAATGATTCCTCTGGTAAATCCAAAAGCAAGTCTGAAAATGTCACTGGCAGCAAAAAATCAAATCTTGAGACTAAGCAAATTTTTGTAAGTATTCTTTGACTTGTTCTTGAATTAAATGTAACAATCACACGAGTACAAGGTAGAATTTACTAAGATATTTATTTGTAAGTATTTTTACTAAGATATTTATTTTCAGCGAAATTTTTCCTACAATTGGTTAATGAATTATAAATTCATTTGGTTTCGTATTTATTGAATTTAGTGAATAAAATGTTAGAATGTAAATCTGGGACAAGCTGACTCCTTTTCACGTAGTAATGTGAGCGATGGACATATCTTTGATAAGTGTTTTCAGTAAATGGTGATTTCTTAAACTTTTGTTAAACTGTAACCAATTGCTGTGCCTGTGCCAAATTAATTACCTTAAAATGAAAAGCTTCACCATATGCTTCTTTAACATTTTTTCCCACTCATTTCTTTGCAGACAAAACCTGGCACTGATATAATGTCTGAGGTAGACCCTCTTGACTGTCTTTTTGGCTATGGTGGTGCACCAGTGGAGGAGATCCGTGGTCCTAATACCTCGAATAAACAATCAGGAACACATAATCGAGGCCATAGAAGATTACACCGTAGGCGTCGGATGCGTAATCACAATGACCTCTCAAACTCAGAGCAACTGTGATATGGTTTCGATTTGGTCCTTCTCTTCAAACAGGGTTGCACAAAGGAGGAGTGATCTGACCCATGATGATTGATGAAGTGATTTGGGCTAAACATTTGCTTGCTGATCGCATGCCATTTGTATTTCGTTTTTTACATTAGTTTCAAATGCACAATAAAATCACAATGAACAAAGAACTTATAAGTTTAATCTCAAATCATGTGTGAATTTTTTGTTTCAGTGAAACTGTTTAAGTAA from Lotus japonicus ecotype B-129 chromosome 2, LjGifu_v1.2 includes:
- the LOC130741390 gene encoding uncharacterized protein LOC130741390 → MGDALFDLEQVLITKRGKLSIEEARVIPSCKSNAVRDLTVGALAGGTAVWAATWKLSKPFRINLSAGAGVFFGLWMLERSLYSCVDHILTLDGTILQKELANIMVTKYHDKPSVMQLISKHFYSERLFDDSTSNTPKFRWRYRNFYSDNVVHGQTTHDPDSYDKSQGDSHNDSYEKSQGDSLNDSSGKSKSKSENVTGSKKSNLETKQIFTKPGTDIMSEVDPLDCLFGYGGAPVEEIRGPNTSNKQSGTHNRGHRRLHRRRRMRNHNDLSNSEQL